The stretch of DNA CCACTGACCTTTCAATCCCGCTCCGACCCGGCTCAGGGTCAGGCAACCCGTCACTTTCAGGCCCGCCCCCGGTCCCGACCAGACCTCCTCCTGCGCCACCAGCGTCTCACCCCGCCGCCCGAGCGTGAGGGGAAGATCCACCCCCCGGCGTTCGTAGAAATACGCCCCGGTGAGGTCCGTGCCTTCCCGCCCAATGGCGAGGTTGACGGCCTGGGTGCCCACCGTTCCCCGGTACACCCCCGGCTTCATCCAGGCGGGCGGGCCTTCGCTGCCCCCACACCTCACTGCGGACGCCGAAGTTCCCAGCGCCAACGCCGCCACCGCTGCTGCCACGCGCATGGGGGCAGCGTACACCCTGGCCTTATCCCCCCCGGCGCTCGAAGGTGCCGGAGCGCAATAATTCCCCCTCGCCCAGACCGAAGGGGGTGTGCGCCTCCGACCACTGCACCGCCGCCTCGATGTCGTACGGCACGCTGCGAAACTCGACCGACCAGCCGCCCCGCCCCCGGGTGAGCAGGGTCCAGCGGGCGCGGGGGTCGCCGTCCACCTGATCGCTCACGGCGCCCGCGTTCACGACGAGGGTGTCGCCCACCCGGGTCCCGCCGGGGCGATGGGTGTGGCCGCACAGCACCACCTCGGCCTCCAGCGGCTCGACCAGTGCGCAGAGTTCCCTGGGGTCCCGGGCGCGGTAGAAGCCCTTCCCCTCCCCCTCCGGCTGCCAGACCCACAACAGGCTGTCCCAGGCACTCTCCGGCGTGCCGTGGCAGGCAAAGAGCGCCCCGTCCAGCGCTCGGGCGGTCAGGGGCAGTGCGGCGAGACGAGCCAGCAGCTCCGGGTCCACGTGCGACTCCAGCCAAGCGCCGTACTCGTGGCTAAGGGGGGAACGGCGGCCACCCGGCCAGAGCTTCTCCTCGTTGTTGCCGCGGACCTCCAGCGCGCCTGCCCGCGCCAGCTCCAGTTGGAGCGCCGCGGCCCGCGCGGGATCGGCTGAACCCTCGACCTGATCGCCCAGGTTCACCGTCACATCGGGGTCGGCCTGACGAACCTCGCGCAGCACCGCCTCCAGCGCGAAGGCGTTGCCGTGCACGTCGCTGATCACCGCCACCCTCACGGGCACAGGCTACCCCACGCCCGCTAGCATGCGGCCCATGAGCATCCTCCCGGACTGGCGCATCCGTGAACTCGCCCGAGCGGGCATGATCGACCCCTTCGAGGACCGCCTCGTCCGCACCGCTGAGAACGGGCACGTCATCAGCTACGGCCTGAGTTCCTTCGGGTACGACCTGCGCTGCGCCGACGAGTGGAAGGTGTTCACGAACGCGCACGGCAACACCATCGTGGACCCCAAGGCCTTCGACGAGCGGGCGTTCATCGACATCCAGGCCCCCGAGATCATCATCCCGCCCAACTCCTTCGTGCTGGCCCGCAGCGTCGAGTACCTGCGGATTCCCGAGAACGTGATGGTGGTGGCGCTGGGGAAGAGCACGTACGCGCGCGTGGGCATCGTCGCCAACGTGACCCCGCTGGAGCCCGGCTGGGAGGGGCACGTCACCCTCGAATTCAGCAACACCACGCCCCTCCCGGCCAAGATGTACGCCTTCGAGGGCTGCGTCCAGCTCCTCTTCTTCGAGGGCGAGCGGCCCGAGGTGACGTACGGGGATCGCGGGGGCAAATACCAGAAGCAGACGGGCGTGACCCTCCCCCGCCTGTGATCCGCCCGCGCACCGGGGCGGATCTCCCTGCTCTGGAACAGGCGATGCGAGAGGTCCACGAGGCGGACGGCTACCCCACGACCTGGCCCGCCGACCCCCGGGCATTCCTGGCGCTGCCCGGAACAGTCGGCGAGTGGGTGGCCGAGCTTCGGGGCGAGGCGGTGGGACAGGTCGTCCTGCGCCCGGTGCCCGACCCCGTGCCCGGCTGGGTGAGGGCCACGGGTCTCGCGGCCCCGGAGGCCCTGATCCTCTCGCGGCTGTTTGTCGCCCCGGCAGGACGCGGCCAGGGTCTAGGACGCGAGCTGTTCCGCACCGCATGGGCGGGAGCGGAAGCTCTGGGCAAACGCGCCATCCTCGACGTCCACCACCGGAATCTGGCCGCCATCCGGCTGTACGAGGCTGAGGGCTGGCCGCGGGTTGCCAGCGTGGACGGCGACTGGCTCGAACCGGACGGGAGCGCGCCGCAGGTGCATGTCTACGTTTCTCCCTGACCGGGTAGTCCCTCAACGCCCGCTGGGCTTCCTCTCGCCCTGCCGGGACCATCTCGTGGGAAGCTGCCACCATGCCAGACAGGGACGACAAGAACAGCGGCCACACCAGCCAGCCCGGCGAGTACAAACGCGACGGGCAGGAGGTCCACGAGCGCGAGAAGGATGACCGGCCATCCTTCAAGGGTGCCAACGACCGTGAGGCCGAGGCGGCCCGCAACACCGAACACGACTGTCGCAAGGAGTCCGGGGACGTGGAGGAGGCCCGCAGTGTTCCCGCCTCCGAACAGGGCTGAACAGGCCACCCATGGGGAGGGCCGGACCCAGTGCCCGGCCCTCTTGTCACGCCGAGCGCTGGGAGGGCCACCGCCGGAACTTCCCGAACCCACCCCCGGCGTGCTGCTCCTGGCCGCCCTGTTCATAGGGGCTGGCGTACTGCACTGCGTGAGACCGGAGGTGTTCGACCGCATCGTGCCGCCGGGTCTGCCCCTCACGGCGCGAACGGCGACGCTGCTGAGCGGCGCGGCGGAGATCGCGGGCGGGCTGGGCCTGCTGCACCCCGCCACCCGTCCCGCCGCCCGCCTGGGCCTGCTCGCGTTGCTGGCCGCCGTCTTTCCGGCCAACGTCTACATGGCGCAACAGGCCGAGCGCTTCGAGCCCCTGCCCGCGTGGAGCCTGTGGGCACGGCTGCCGCTTCAGCCGCTGCTGATGTGGGCGGTGTGGCGGGCGGCACGGCGGCGCGTCCAGATGCACGGGAAGGCGCCACCGGGGCCGTGAGTTGGCGGGTGGCGCTCCCCGGTGGGGTTAGCAGAAGAAATGAGACTTCGGGCGGGTGACCGGTGTTCCAGCTTAGGGCTGGGTGCACTGAACACTCCGAGGCGCGGCAGCGCGCGGCGGTCCAGGCCCCATCACCCGCCACGGAGGACTGGCCAGGTCGCCAGGATGAACAGCAGGGACTTCCAGGAGAGGGTGCCTGCCAGCAGGCCCAGGATCAGGGCGGTGCCGACGGCGAGTTCACCGAACGTCACCAGGTAGGAGAAGAGGGTCGCGTTGGGCAGCGCGACGTTCTCGATGAACCGGCCGTACCAGCCGGACACCGACGGGCGCTCGCCTCCCGTCTTCGCCAGCGCGCCGCGCAGGAAGCCAGTGATAGCGGTTCCCGCCTGCCCGCCGACCCAGGCGGGGTCAGTGACCTTGTGACACCCGGCGTCGAGCCACTGCCAGCCCACATAGATGCGGAGCAGGGTCCACAGGGGCGTCAGCCGAGTATCGGCGAACAGGAAGCGTGATACGCGGGGTTCGATCAGGACACGGG from Deinococcus apachensis DSM 19763 encodes:
- a CDS encoding metallophosphoesterase family protein, whose amino-acid sequence is MRVAVISDVHGNAFALEAVLREVRQADPDVTVNLGDQVEGSADPARAAALQLELARAGALEVRGNNEEKLWPGGRRSPLSHEYGAWLESHVDPELLARLAALPLTARALDGALFACHGTPESAWDSLLWVWQPEGEGKGFYRARDPRELCALVEPLEAEVVLCGHTHRPGGTRVGDTLVVNAGAVSDQVDGDPRARWTLLTRGRGGWSVEFRSVPYDIEAAVQWSEAHTPFGLGEGELLRSGTFERRGG
- the dcd gene encoding dCTP deaminase; the encoded protein is MSILPDWRIRELARAGMIDPFEDRLVRTAENGHVISYGLSSFGYDLRCADEWKVFTNAHGNTIVDPKAFDERAFIDIQAPEIIIPPNSFVLARSVEYLRIPENVMVVALGKSTYARVGIVANVTPLEPGWEGHVTLEFSNTTPLPAKMYAFEGCVQLLFFEGERPEVTYGDRGGKYQKQTGVTLPRL
- a CDS encoding DoxX family membrane protein encodes the protein MTAQANTPRVLIEPRVSRFLFADTRLTPLWTLLRIYVGWQWLDAGCHKVTDPAWVGGQAGTAITGFLRGALAKTGGERPSVSGWYGRFIENVALPNATLFSYLVTFGELAVGTALILGLLAGTLSWKSLLFILATWPVLRGG
- a CDS encoding GNAT family N-acetyltransferase, whose protein sequence is MIRPRTGADLPALEQAMREVHEADGYPTTWPADPRAFLALPGTVGEWVAELRGEAVGQVVLRPVPDPVPGWVRATGLAAPEALILSRLFVAPAGRGQGLGRELFRTAWAGAEALGKRAILDVHHRNLAAIRLYEAEGWPRVASVDGDWLEPDGSAPQVHVYVSP